In Armatimonadia bacterium, a genomic segment contains:
- the ruvC gene encoding crossover junction endodeoxyribonuclease RuvC: MRILGIDPGLNCTGYGLVAHDPPSARLVEGGVIRTDASASLEVRLATLAQGIRGVVSDLDPEVMVVEDLYAKYEHPRTAILMGHARGVILLAAAERGLQVAAYPASLVKRALTGHGRATKEQVASMVVHLLGLAQAPEPRDVTDALALCLCHAAPMRLEGRRGALPERLARALADQGAVPRRERR, encoded by the coding sequence ATGCGCATTCTCGGTATCGATCCGGGGCTGAACTGCACGGGGTACGGACTGGTCGCGCATGACCCACCGTCCGCGCGGCTGGTGGAGGGCGGCGTGATCCGCACCGATGCCTCCGCTTCGCTGGAGGTGCGCCTGGCGACCCTTGCCCAGGGCATTCGCGGGGTAGTGTCCGATCTCGACCCCGAGGTGATGGTCGTCGAGGACCTCTACGCCAAGTACGAGCACCCTCGGACAGCGATTCTGATGGGCCATGCTCGTGGCGTGATCTTGCTCGCGGCGGCAGAGCGTGGGCTCCAGGTCGCCGCCTACCCGGCCTCTTTGGTCAAGCGCGCTCTCACCGGCCACGGTCGAGCCACCAAGGAGCAGGTCGCGTCGATGGTCGTGCATCTGCTTGGACTGGCGCAGGCGCCCGAGCCCAGAGACGTGACCGATGCCCTGGCGCTGTGCCTGTGTCATGCCGCGCCCATGCGTCTTGAGGGGCGTCGCGGAGCTCTGCCGGAACGCCTGGCGCGGGCGCTGGCCGATCAGGGAGCCGTCCCGCGCCGCGAGAGACGCTGA